In the genome of Natronogracilivirga saccharolytica, one region contains:
- a CDS encoding peptidylprolyl isomerase, whose amino-acid sequence MFTIKYMRISVTLLLLILFTTAVTAQQRQVADQIVAVVNDHVILQSDVNQRLFEFMQQSQSEQFEEEMWYYVLESLIDNYVLVEKAKIDSVVVSDSEVDRILDQRIQQLVEQVGSERELEQAFGQPIVEIKAEYADQFRQDLKVNRVRQKKMERVNITRPEVREFFESIPEDSLPMIPESVGLSQITVNPPPKEDARINARNLAEQLRDSILNHNASMEDLAREYSDGPTASEGGRLPMVATTQLLPEYAAAAAALDPGEVSEVVDTPQGFHVIRLNERQGNEISTHHILISVPEEELDEDYAIEKLTAIRDSVMHHGKSFSEMARRHSDDRSTAPAGGRLIDPQTAQRNIPVNELDPSLYRLVLTLEDVGDVSEPRSYTYGEDEQRAFRIVKLSNRIEEHRANLEQDYQLIRNFALQEKSQREMSKWIKDLRDDMYVEYRVPVPDYDPMDMPDQLAPDAAGDPEDMQQQQPPPQQQQPQQQQPQQQQQQPPPQQQ is encoded by the coding sequence ATGTTTACTATTAAATACATGCGAATTTCCGTAACACTGCTGCTGTTAATTCTTTTTACCACCGCTGTGACAGCTCAGCAGCGACAGGTAGCCGATCAGATTGTTGCTGTAGTCAATGATCATGTCATCCTGCAATCGGATGTCAATCAACGACTGTTTGAATTCATGCAGCAAAGCCAGTCTGAGCAATTTGAAGAGGAGATGTGGTATTATGTGCTTGAGTCTCTGATCGACAATTATGTCCTGGTTGAAAAGGCAAAAATCGACTCGGTTGTTGTCAGTGATTCGGAAGTAGACCGCATTCTGGATCAGAGAATACAGCAGCTTGTAGAACAGGTTGGCAGCGAACGAGAGCTTGAACAAGCTTTCGGCCAGCCTATCGTAGAAATCAAGGCCGAGTATGCAGACCAGTTCCGTCAGGACCTGAAGGTAAACCGGGTGCGTCAGAAAAAAATGGAGCGGGTCAACATTACGCGCCCGGAAGTCAGGGAATTCTTCGAATCCATTCCGGAAGATTCACTTCCGATGATACCGGAATCGGTCGGGCTGTCTCAGATCACGGTCAATCCGCCGCCGAAGGAAGATGCCAGAATCAACGCCCGTAATCTTGCAGAACAGCTTCGGGATTCCATCCTTAACCACAATGCCTCCATGGAAGACCTTGCGCGGGAATACAGTGACGGCCCGACCGCTTCGGAAGGCGGCAGACTGCCAATGGTGGCAACAACGCAGCTTTTGCCGGAGTATGCAGCCGCCGCGGCTGCGCTTGATCCCGGAGAAGTTTCCGAAGTAGTTGACACGCCGCAGGGATTTCACGTCATCCGGCTTAACGAACGACAAGGAAATGAAATTTCCACGCACCATATCCTGATTTCCGTTCCTGAAGAAGAACTTGACGAAGACTATGCCATTGAAAAACTCACCGCCATCCGGGACAGCGTGATGCACCACGGCAAGAGCTTTAGTGAGATGGCACGCCGGCATTCAGATGACCGGAGCACGGCGCCGGCCGGAGGACGACTGATTGACCCTCAGACGGCGCAAAGAAATATTCCCGTAAATGAACTGGATCCGTCTCTCTACAGACTGGTGCTGACGCTGGAAGATGTCGGCGATGTCTCCGAACCCCGTTCATATACTTATGGAGAAGATGAGCAGCGGGCTTTCCGCATTGTTAAACTCAGCAACCGGATTGAAGAACACCGCGCCAATCTTGAACAGGATTACCAGCTTATCCGCAACTTTGCCCTTCAGGAAAAAAGTCAGAGAGAAATGAGCAAGTGGATTAAGGATCTTCGCGATGATATGTATGTCGAGTATCGCGTGCCGGTTCCGGATTATGATCCGATGGATATGCCTGATCAGCTTGCTCCTGATGCAGCCGGTGATCCCGAGGATATGCAGCAGCAACAGCCTCCGCCGCAACAACAGCAGCCGCAACAACAGCAGCCGCAACAACAGCAGCAACAGCCTCCGCCGCAACAGCAATAA
- a CDS encoding peptidyl-prolyl cis-trans isomerase — MTDFHPKTILVATIVLFLISSCERVDHEDGIVLAELGDRVLLLDEVKDNVSPEFFESDSLAAINRYRNDWLNRQLKVKEAGRLGLDQHDEVQKRIQEAKESILIDAFHEAVYLEVSSDPVTRSEAQEYYESNREKFVLAERHVRFRHLIAPTLSDARNARNALQRGQSWRDIAEQYAVNPQQAIRISRQYFPLSSAARQYEEINDFLQVIGVSEISPIRRIDDHYHFVQLMDSREAGDHPQMEWIIDQITEWLMLEQRRKKLRAMEQNLFLQAQANNELRIYDVRQPEQEVEIVTDSLP; from the coding sequence ATGACTGATTTTCATCCAAAGACCATTCTGGTCGCCACGATTGTGCTTTTTCTGATCTCCTCATGTGAAAGAGTTGATCATGAGGATGGTATTGTTCTGGCCGAGCTTGGCGACCGCGTCCTTTTGCTTGATGAAGTCAAAGATAATGTAAGCCCGGAGTTTTTTGAGTCAGACAGTCTCGCGGCAATAAACAGGTACCGGAACGACTGGCTCAACAGGCAGCTGAAGGTCAAAGAAGCCGGCAGACTTGGTCTTGATCAGCACGATGAGGTACAAAAGCGTATTCAGGAAGCAAAAGAGTCCATACTTATAGACGCTTTCCATGAAGCTGTTTATCTGGAGGTTTCATCCGATCCGGTAACACGCTCCGAGGCCCAGGAATACTACGAGAGCAACAGAGAAAAATTTGTTCTTGCTGAACGTCATGTCCGGTTCCGCCATCTCATCGCTCCCACCTTATCAGATGCCCGGAATGCCAGAAATGCGCTGCAGCGCGGACAAAGCTGGCGCGATATCGCTGAACAATACGCCGTTAACCCCCAGCAGGCCATACGAATCTCCAGGCAATACTTCCCCCTGTCCTCGGCTGCAAGACAGTACGAAGAGATCAATGATTTTCTCCAGGTGATTGGCGTTTCTGAAATATCCCCCATCCGCCGGATAGATGACCATTATCACTTTGTGCAGCTGATGGACAGCCGTGAAGCAGGTGATCATCCTCAGATGGAGTGGATAATTGATCAGATTACCGAATGGCTGATGCTGGAGCAACGCAGGAAGAAACTCAGAGCCATGGAACAAAATCTGTTTTTACAGGCTCAGGCGAACAATGAATTGAGGATCTATGACGTAAGACAACCAGAGCAGGAAGTAGAAATTGTTACTGACAGTCTGCCATAG
- a CDS encoding peptidylprolyl isomerase, with protein sequence MKRSIGASILAGLLFISGCSLFQTSRSPESDDIIVGKIDGTPVTFSELEAQYNKSNQLLEGEEDARGLEDFFELYMDYRLKLQVARDAGYMDDSEIIDELESYERQSAYPFWMERHVKDRLLDELYERSKEMVNAQHILISLPENASPSDTLQAYETLMEARDRFLEGEEDFMSLSNEYSSQQRGQSMGGDLGFFSAGWAVKPFEDAAYSLEPGEVSKPVRSSFGYHLIYVKDRIESGPNKRFSHIFYNTRNVPDPVDSVLSKAEIAYQELETGDDWHDVVERHSQDEQSRLSGGNIGWVNYGMYDPDFTDTLMTLENPGDYTRPFESEYGVHIARLDSVYQPTEEEIREELSERLQQLPRFRENERAVRDNAADVGNLRVHRENLARFEDYLRENFRGDVASISFPDSILEKTIISFNDKSWSADDYLTWLKPEISEKNNPSYQHQFADEFKNHIIDKELVSLTRSRFPEFKQLSEDYLTGLAVFRVNEDSVWTYARQDTARLKELYEANTDDYHFDTRYKFVRFSASADSTLDKVREMVDAGEPADSVRNEISNVVVRRDVTSRIESSPYDQLKNLHEGEFSEYFEYRRRRTTMYLEELMDARPMTFDEAFNKLVTDYQDIREKEWLEAMRKKYRVETYPEVLKAKLEEQDD encoded by the coding sequence ATGAAGCGTTCTATAGGTGCAAGTATTCTTGCAGGTTTACTTTTCATTTCCGGCTGTTCCCTGTTTCAAACATCCCGCTCCCCGGAATCAGATGATATCATAGTCGGAAAAATTGACGGCACACCGGTCACATTTTCGGAGCTTGAAGCTCAATATAACAAATCAAATCAGCTTCTTGAGGGTGAGGAAGACGCCCGGGGCCTGGAAGATTTCTTTGAATTATACATGGATTACCGCCTGAAACTTCAGGTAGCCCGTGACGCCGGCTATATGGACGATTCCGAAATTATCGATGAACTGGAATCCTATGAGCGGCAGTCGGCCTATCCGTTCTGGATGGAACGCCATGTTAAAGACAGACTCCTGGACGAGCTTTATGAGCGTTCCAAAGAGATGGTCAATGCGCAGCACATTCTCATCAGCCTGCCTGAAAACGCTTCACCTTCTGACACCCTTCAGGCATACGAAACACTGATGGAGGCCCGTGACCGGTTTCTGGAAGGTGAAGAAGATTTTATGTCACTTTCTAATGAGTACTCAAGCCAGCAACGCGGCCAGAGCATGGGCGGCGATCTCGGATTCTTCAGTGCCGGATGGGCTGTGAAGCCATTTGAAGATGCTGCATACAGCCTTGAGCCCGGAGAAGTAAGCAAGCCGGTTCGCTCCTCTTTCGGTTATCATCTGATTTACGTCAAGGACCGGATCGAAAGCGGACCCAACAAAAGATTCTCACACATCTTCTACAATACCCGGAATGTACCCGATCCCGTCGACTCCGTTCTCTCAAAAGCCGAAATCGCCTATCAGGAACTTGAGACCGGAGATGACTGGCACGATGTGGTTGAAAGACATTCCCAGGACGAGCAGTCGCGCCTGAGCGGTGGTAATATCGGATGGGTAAACTATGGAATGTATGACCCGGACTTTACCGACACCCTGATGACTCTTGAGAATCCGGGAGATTATACCAGACCGTTTGAAAGCGAATACGGCGTCCATATAGCGCGACTGGATTCCGTTTACCAACCGACAGAAGAGGAAATCAGAGAAGAGCTATCTGAGCGGCTGCAACAGCTGCCTCGTTTTCGTGAAAATGAAAGAGCCGTGCGTGACAATGCAGCCGATGTAGGCAATTTACGGGTTCACCGGGAGAATCTGGCCCGCTTTGAAGACTATCTGCGTGAGAATTTCCGGGGCGATGTAGCCAGTATCTCTTTCCCGGACAGCATTCTTGAAAAAACGATCATCTCGTTTAATGATAAAAGCTGGTCCGCCGATGATTATCTGACCTGGCTGAAGCCTGAAATTAGTGAAAAAAACAATCCAAGCTATCAGCATCAGTTTGCTGACGAATTCAAGAACCACATTATCGACAAGGAGCTTGTTTCCCTGACCCGTTCCCGTTTCCCCGAGTTCAAACAGCTTAGTGAAGACTATCTGACCGGACTTGCCGTATTTCGTGTTAATGAGGATTCTGTCTGGACGTACGCAAGGCAGGATACTGCCAGACTCAAAGAGCTGTATGAAGCCAACACTGATGACTATCATTTCGATACCAGATACAAGTTTGTCCGTTTCTCAGCCAGTGCAGACAGTACCCTGGACAAGGTGCGCGAAATGGTGGATGCGGGTGAACCTGCAGACAGTGTGAGAAATGAAATCTCAAATGTGGTTGTGCGGCGTGATGTGACCAGCAGAATCGAGAGTTCACCCTACGATCAGCTAAAGAATCTTCATGAGGGTGAGTTTTCGGAGTATTTTGAATACCGCCGGAGAAGAACCACTATGTATCTGGAAGAGTTGATGGATGCCAGGCCAATGACTTTTGATGAAGCATTCAACAAGCTTGTAACAGATTATCAGGATATTCGTGAGAAGGAATGGCTGGAAGCCATGCGGAAAAAATACCGGGTGGAAACCTATCCTGAAGTTCTGAAAGCAAAATTAGAAGAACAGGATGACTGA